A single window of Tiliqua scincoides isolate rTilSci1 chromosome 10, rTilSci1.hap2, whole genome shotgun sequence DNA harbors:
- the NCMAP gene encoding noncompact myelin-associated protein: MTTAAPIGDDPLLATNVTRKSQEQILYQSSGAIVAAIVVGVIVIFTVILLLLKMYNRRMRTQRELEPKNAKATIPSTLDHNSHSAGHTTPATLIPVDIHMQNRRP; the protein is encoded by the exons ATGACGACAGCTGCGCCCATAGGTGACGACCCCCTCTTGGCGACAAATGTGACCCGAAAATCTCAAGAACAAATTCTTTATCAGA GTTCTGGTGCGATTGTGGCAGCCATTGTGGTGGGCGTCATAGTTATATTCACGGTGATTTTGCTCTTGCTGAAAATGTATAATAG GCGCATGAGGACACAGCGAGAGCTGGAACCGAAGAACGCAAAAgccacaatcccttccacactggatcACAACAGTCATAGCGCTGGCCACACCACCCCAGCAACATTAATCCCTGTGGACATCCATATGCAGAACAGGAGGCCATGA